A region from the Sutcliffiella horikoshii genome encodes:
- the rplB gene encoding 50S ribosomal protein L2, which translates to MAIKKYKPTSNGRRGMTVSDFAEITTDKPEKSLLAPLHKKGGRNNQGKLTVRHQGGGHKRQYRVIDFKRDKDGIPGRVATIEYDPNRSANIALINYADGEKRYILAPKNLEVGMTVMAGPEADIKVGNALPLINIPVGTVIHNIELKPGKGGQLVRSAGTSAQVLGKEGKYVLVRLTSGETRMILSTCRATVGQVGNEQHELINIGKAGRSRWMGIRPTVRGSVMNPNDHPHGGGEGRSPIGRKSPMTPWGKPTLGFKTRKKKNKSDKFIVRRRKK; encoded by the coding sequence GGCATGACAGTTTCTGATTTTGCTGAGATCACTACAGACAAACCAGAAAAAAGCTTGCTTGCACCGTTGCACAAAAAGGGTGGTCGTAATAACCAAGGTAAATTGACTGTACGTCACCAAGGTGGTGGACACAAACGTCAATACCGCGTCATCGACTTTAAACGTGATAAAGATGGTATACCAGGACGCGTTGCTACAATCGAGTACGATCCTAACCGTTCCGCTAATATCGCGTTAATCAACTATGCAGATGGGGAAAAACGTTACATCCTTGCTCCTAAGAACTTAGAAGTAGGTATGACTGTAATGGCTGGACCTGAAGCAGACATCAAAGTAGGAAATGCATTACCACTAATCAACATCCCAGTTGGTACTGTAATCCACAACATCGAGTTAAAACCAGGTAAAGGTGGACAATTAGTTCGCTCTGCAGGAACTTCTGCTCAAGTACTTGGTAAAGAAGGTAAATACGTACTTGTACGTTTAACTTCTGGTGAAACTCGTATGATTCTTTCCACTTGCCGCGCTACAGTAGGTCAAGTTGGTAACGAACAACACGAACTTATCAACATTGGTAAAGCAGGACGTTCTCGTTGGATGGGTATTCGCCCAACTGTACGTGGTTCTGTAATGAACCCTAACGATCACCCACACGGTGGTGGTGAAGGACGTTCTCCAATCGGACGTAAGTCACCTATGACTCCTTGGGGCAAACCGACTCTTGGATTCAAAACTCGTAAGAAAAAGAACAAGTCTGACAAATTTATCGTTCGTCGTCGTAAAAAATAA
- the rpsS gene encoding 30S ribosomal protein S19, whose amino-acid sequence MGRSLKKGPFVDDHLMAKVEKLNETDGKQVVKTWSRRSTIFPQFIGHTIAVYDGRKHVPVYVTEDMVGHKLGEFAPSRAYKGHGNDDKKTKR is encoded by the coding sequence ATGGGTCGCAGCTTGAAAAAAGGGCCTTTTGTAGATGATCATTTAATGGCTAAGGTTGAAAAGTTAAATGAAACTGATGGTAAGCAAGTTGTTAAAACTTGGTCTCGTCGTTCTACTATTTTCCCACAATTTATCGGACATACAATCGCTGTATATGATGGCCGTAAACACGTACCTGTATATGTGACAGAAGACATGGTAGGTCACAAGCTTGGAGAATTTGCTCCATCTCGTGCTTACAAAGGTCACGGAAATGATGATAAGAAAACA